In the Choloepus didactylus isolate mChoDid1 chromosome 5, mChoDid1.pri, whole genome shotgun sequence genome, one interval contains:
- the NXPH1 gene encoding neurexophilin-1: MQAACWYVLLLLQPTVYLVTCANLTNGGKSELLKSASSKSTLKHIWTESSKDLSISRLLSQTFRGKENDTDLDLRYDTPEPYSEQDLWDWLRNSTDLQEPRPRAKRRPIVKTGKFKKMFGWGDFHSNIKTVKLNLLITGKIVDHGNGTFSVYFRHNSTGQGNVSVSLVPPTKIVEFDLAQQTVIDAKDSKSFNCRIEYEKVDKATKNTLCNYDPSKTCYQEQTQSHVSWLCSKPFKVICIYISFYSTDYKLVQKVCPDYNYHSDTPYFPSG; this comes from the coding sequence gtCACATGTGCCAATTTAACAAATGGCGGAAAATCAGAACTTCTAAAGTCAGCAAGCAGCAAATCCACACTAAAGCACATATGGACAGAAAGCAGCAAAGACTTGTCTATCAGCCGACTCCTGTCACAGACTTTTCGTGGCAAAGAAAATGATACGGATTTGGACCTGCGATATGACACCCCAGAACCTTATTCTGAGCAAGACCTCTGGGACTGGCTGAGGAACTCCACAGATCTTCAAGAGCCTCGCCCCAGGGCCAAGAGAAGGCCCATTGTTAAGACGGGcaagtttaagaaaatgtttggaTGGGGTGATTTTCATTCCAATATCAAAACAGTGAAGCTAAACCTGTTGATAACTGGGAAAATTGTAGATCATGGCAATGGGACATTTAGTGTTTATTTTAGACATAATTCCACTGGTCAAGGGAATGTATCTGTCAGCCTGGTACCCCCCACGAAAATTGTGGAATTCGACTTGGCACAACAAACCGTGATTGATGCCAAAGATTCCAAGTCCTTTAACTGTCGCATTGAATATGAAAAGGTTGACAAGGCTACCAAGAACACACTCTGCAACTATGACCCTTCAAAAACCTGTTACCAGGAGCAGACCCAAAGTCATGTCTCCTGGCTCTGCTCCAAGCCCTTTAAGGTGATCTGTATTTACATTTCCTTTTATAGTACAGATTACAAACTAGTACAGAAAGTGTGTCCCGACTACAACTACCACAGCGACACACCTTACTTCCCCTCGGGATGA